A genomic window from Streptomyces broussonetiae includes:
- the dhaK gene encoding dihydroxyacetone kinase subunit DhaK, with amino-acid sequence MRMLINVPETVVADALRGMAAAYPDLTVDVEHRVIVRRDAPVAGQVALVSGGGSGHEPLHGGFVGPGMLSAACPGEVFTSPVPDQMARAAAAVDSGAGVLFIVKNYTGDVLNFDMAAELAQDEGIQVAKVLVNDDVAVTDSLYTAGRRGTGATLFVEKIAGAAAAEGQPLERVEAIGRQVNANSRSFGVALSACTTPAKGSPTFDLPDGELELGVGIHGEPGRERRPMMTSGEIADFAVNAILEDMPPRDPVLVLVNGMGATPLLELFGFNAEVQRVLAERGVAVARTLVGNYVTSLDMAGASVTLCQIDEELLRLWDAPVKTPALRWGM; translated from the coding sequence ATGAGGATGCTGATCAACGTGCCGGAGACCGTCGTGGCGGACGCGCTGCGCGGGATGGCGGCCGCGTATCCCGACCTGACCGTGGACGTGGAACACCGGGTGATCGTCCGTCGGGACGCTCCCGTGGCCGGGCAGGTCGCGCTGGTGTCGGGCGGCGGCTCGGGGCACGAGCCGCTGCACGGAGGATTCGTGGGCCCCGGCATGCTGTCCGCCGCCTGTCCCGGAGAGGTGTTCACCTCACCGGTGCCGGACCAGATGGCCCGCGCCGCCGCCGCCGTGGACAGCGGCGCCGGGGTGTTGTTCATCGTGAAGAACTACACCGGTGACGTGCTGAACTTCGACATGGCGGCCGAACTGGCGCAGGACGAGGGCATCCAGGTCGCCAAGGTGCTCGTGAACGACGACGTGGCCGTCACCGACAGCCTCTACACGGCCGGCCGGCGCGGCACCGGCGCGACGTTGTTCGTGGAGAAGATCGCGGGCGCCGCCGCGGCCGAGGGGCAGCCGCTGGAGCGCGTGGAGGCCATCGGGCGGCAGGTGAACGCGAACTCCCGCAGCTTCGGCGTGGCCCTCAGCGCCTGTACGACCCCGGCGAAGGGGAGCCCGACCTTCGATCTTCCGGACGGCGAGCTGGAGTTGGGCGTCGGCATCCATGGCGAACCGGGCCGGGAGCGGCGGCCGATGATGACCTCCGGGGAGATCGCCGACTTCGCCGTGAACGCGATCCTGGAGGACATGCCCCCGCGCGATCCCGTGCTCGTCCTGGTCAACGGCATGGGCGCCACCCCGCTGCTGGAGCTGTTCGGCTTCAACGCCGAGGTGCAGCGGGTGCTCGCCGAGCGCGGGGTCGCCGTGGCCCGCACGCTGGTCGGCAACTATGTGACGTCCCTGGACATGGCCGGCGCCTCGGTGACGCTGTGCCAGATCGACGAGGAGCTGCTGCGGCTGTGGGACGCGCCGGTGAAGACCCCGGCGCTGCGCTGGGGAATGTGA
- the dhaL gene encoding dihydroxyacetone kinase subunit DhaL — MLDADFFRRWMAATAASVDREAERLTQLDSPIGDADHGSNLHRGFAAVMAALETEAPDTPGAVLVLAGRQLISTVGGASGPLYGTLLRRTGKALGEAAEVGVEQFAAALRDGVEGVKKLGGAVAGDKTMIDALEPAVNALGDGFAAARQAAEQGAEATIPLQARKGRASYLGERSIGHQDPGATSSALLIAGLEAAAEG, encoded by the coding sequence GTGCTCGACGCCGACTTCTTCCGCCGCTGGATGGCGGCGACCGCCGCGTCCGTCGACCGTGAGGCGGAGCGGCTCACCCAACTCGACTCGCCCATCGGGGACGCCGACCACGGCAGCAACCTGCACCGCGGCTTCGCCGCCGTGATGGCCGCGCTGGAGACGGAGGCGCCGGACACCCCCGGTGCCGTACTGGTCCTGGCCGGGCGGCAGCTGATCTCCACGGTCGGCGGAGCCTCCGGACCGCTGTACGGCACCCTGCTGCGCCGGACCGGCAAGGCTCTCGGCGAAGCCGCCGAGGTCGGTGTGGAGCAGTTCGCCGCGGCGCTGCGGGACGGTGTGGAAGGGGTGAAGAAGCTCGGCGGGGCGGTCGCCGGTGACAAGACCATGATCGACGCCCTGGAACCGGCCGTGAACGCGCTCGGGGACGGCTTCGCCGCGGCGCGGCAGGCCGCCGAGCAGGGTGCCGAGGCCACCATCCCGCTCCAGGCCCGCAAGGGCCGGGCGAGTTATCTCGGCGAGCGCAGCATCGGCCACCAGGACCCGGGGGCGACCTCCTCGGCGCTGCTGATCGCCGGGCTGGAAGCGGCGGCGGAGGGCTGA
- a CDS encoding PTS-dependent dihydroxyacetone kinase phosphotransferase subunit DhaM, with protein MSEEKRVGIVLVSHSAQVAAAVAELAKGLAGGAPEVPVAPAGGTDGGGLGTSAELICAAAASVDRGAGVAVLTDLGSAVLTVKALLAEGDELPDGARLVDAPFLEGAVAAVVTAATGADLDAVEAAAAEAYGYRKV; from the coding sequence GTGAGTGAGGAGAAACGGGTCGGGATCGTGCTGGTCTCGCACAGCGCGCAGGTGGCCGCCGCGGTCGCGGAGTTGGCGAAGGGGCTCGCGGGCGGGGCCCCGGAGGTGCCGGTGGCCCCGGCGGGCGGCACCGACGGCGGCGGACTGGGCACCAGCGCCGAGCTGATCTGCGCCGCGGCGGCCTCGGTGGACCGGGGCGCCGGGGTCGCGGTGCTCACCGACCTCGGCAGCGCCGTCCTGACCGTGAAGGCGCTGCTCGCCGAGGGCGACGAACTTCCGGACGGCGCCCGGCTGGTGGACGCGCCCTTCCTCGAGGGTGCGGTGGCCGCGGTGGTCACCGCCGCCACGGGCGCCGATCTGGACGCCGTGGAGGCCGCGGCGGCGGAGGCGTACGGCTACCGCAAGGTGTGA
- a CDS encoding glycoside hydrolase family 75 protein produces MRVPSLTLAAAGAALLTPAALPGPAAAVPPREGPPARSEGAVVAADLLTRVGACHQISRGRYRTDAGRPRTVRVCGTRDAVFWKADLDIDCDGQVTARCNPRTDPGFAAATAFPQSDGRDLNAASLPYIVVPAPSRTWNPRDFGVRGGCVAAVVYRGRVQYAVVGDTGPRDVIGEASYATARGLGISADPRDGGAPSGVTYIVFKDFRVHPIEEHAAAVAAGQRLARLFAADR; encoded by the coding sequence GTGCGTGTCCCATCGCTGACGCTGGCCGCGGCCGGTGCAGCCCTGCTCACCCCGGCCGCACTGCCCGGCCCGGCCGCCGCCGTTCCGCCGCGGGAGGGACCCCCGGCCCGGAGCGAGGGCGCCGTCGTCGCGGCCGACCTGCTGACCAGGGTGGGCGCGTGCCACCAGATCTCCCGGGGGCGCTATCGCACCGACGCCGGCCGCCCGAGGACCGTCCGGGTGTGCGGCACGCGGGATGCCGTGTTCTGGAAGGCCGACCTGGACATCGACTGCGACGGACAGGTCACCGCCCGCTGCAACCCCCGTACCGACCCCGGGTTCGCCGCCGCCACCGCCTTCCCGCAGTCCGACGGCCGCGATCTGAATGCGGCGTCACTGCCCTACATCGTCGTCCCGGCCCCGAGCCGGACCTGGAACCCGCGCGACTTCGGTGTGCGGGGCGGCTGCGTCGCCGCCGTCGTCTACCGCGGCCGGGTGCAGTACGCGGTGGTCGGTGACACCGGCCCGCGCGACGTCATCGGTGAGGCGTCCTACGCCACCGCCCGGGGTCTTGGCATCAGCGCCGACCCCCGCGACGGCGGAGCACCCTCCGGCGTCACCTACATCGTCTTCAAGGATTTCCGCGTGCACCCCATCGAGGAGCATGCGGCGGCGGTGGCGGCGGGGCAGCGACTGGCCCGGCTGTTCGCCGCAGACCGGTGA
- a CDS encoding fibronectin type III domain-containing protein, producing the protein MRRVPLPLAVVCTALLLVASCGWSRADDGEDGRAPGAPTGVTAQAGSASSVHVMWNAVAGSPGVRTYEVYRGTTKAAEVPGSQHMVDVTRLRPSTVYAFTVRARDGAGRLGPPSQAVRARTPARVTADRSAPTPPSAPAGRIVGSRAVQLSWGASRDDRGVQSYDVYQGGARIHTVGGGQTATVVTGLRPGTSYVFTVRARDAADNLSPASAPVRLTTPGTDDGRNIAPTGFTATTHRAGGAYYIDLAWDPPRTDGVITEYRIQLDGRVATSLVWGGTPPPGRASYSFYTGTSAGMGHRVRLRARLPDGTWGGWSAERTVTTGR; encoded by the coding sequence ATGCGACGCGTACCCCTGCCGCTCGCCGTGGTCTGCACGGCCCTGCTGCTGGTCGCGTCCTGCGGCTGGAGCCGGGCCGACGACGGCGAGGACGGCCGGGCACCCGGTGCTCCCACCGGGGTCACCGCGCAGGCGGGCAGCGCGTCGAGCGTGCACGTGATGTGGAACGCGGTGGCCGGCTCCCCCGGTGTCCGCACCTATGAGGTATATCGCGGCACCACGAAGGCAGCCGAAGTGCCGGGTTCGCAGCACATGGTGGACGTCACCAGGCTCAGGCCGTCCACCGTGTACGCCTTCACCGTGCGGGCCCGGGACGGCGCCGGGCGCCTCGGCCCGCCGAGCCAGGCGGTGCGGGCGCGGACACCGGCCAGGGTGACGGCGGACCGCTCGGCGCCGACCCCGCCGTCCGCGCCCGCCGGGCGGATCGTGGGCAGCCGCGCGGTCCAGCTGTCCTGGGGTGCGTCCCGGGACGACCGGGGCGTGCAGTCGTACGACGTCTACCAGGGCGGGGCGAGGATCCACACCGTCGGCGGCGGTCAGACGGCGACGGTGGTCACCGGGCTGCGCCCCGGCACCTCATACGTCTTCACGGTCCGGGCCCGGGACGCGGCCGACAACCTCTCCCCCGCGAGCGCCCCGGTCCGCCTCACCACCCCGGGCACCGACGACGGCCGGAACATCGCGCCCACCGGCTTCACCGCCACGACCCACCGGGCGGGCGGCGCCTACTACATCGACCTGGCCTGGGACCCGCCGCGTACGGACGGGGTGATCACCGAGTACCGGATCCAGCTCGACGGCAGGGTGGCCACCTCGTTGGTGTGGGGCGGCACGCCCCCGCCCGGTCGGGCGAGCTACAGCTTCTACACCGGCACCAGCGCCGGGATGGGCCACCGGGTGCGGCTACGGGCCCGGCTGCCGGACGGCACATGGGGCGGCTGGTCGGCCGAACGGACGGTGACCACGGGCCGCTGA
- a CDS encoding PadR family transcriptional regulator has protein sequence MSLPHAILTALLEKPSSGLELTRRFDKSIGYFWSATHQQIYRELGKLEADGLIRTLPAEQPARGQKKSYEVLPAGRAELARWTAAAQDPKPLRDTLLLRLRASAVVGTAGLEADLRRHLELHRRQLAEYQEIEERDFPPDRDTPEDRLRHLVLRAGIDLETFWTQWLGHALAQFADLPDAD, from the coding sequence ATGTCACTCCCGCACGCGATCCTCACCGCCCTGCTGGAAAAGCCGTCGTCGGGACTGGAACTGACCCGCCGGTTCGACAAGTCGATCGGCTACTTCTGGTCCGCGACGCACCAGCAGATCTATCGTGAGCTGGGGAAGCTGGAGGCCGACGGTCTCATCCGCACACTGCCGGCCGAACAGCCGGCCCGCGGGCAGAAGAAGAGCTACGAGGTGCTGCCCGCGGGCCGTGCCGAACTGGCCCGCTGGACCGCCGCCGCTCAGGACCCCAAGCCGCTGCGGGACACGCTCCTGCTGCGGCTGCGGGCCTCGGCGGTGGTCGGCACCGCGGGCCTTGAAGCGGATCTGCGCCGCCATCTGGAGCTGCACCGGCGGCAGTTGGCCGAGTACCAGGAGATCGAGGAGCGCGACTTCCCGCCGGACCGGGACACCCCCGAGGACCGGCTGCGCCACCTCGTGCTGCGGGCCGGCATCGACCTGGAGACCTTCTGGACCCAGTGGCTCGGCCACGCCCTGGCCCAGTTCGCCGACCTGCCCGACGCCGACTGA
- a CDS encoding NADPH-dependent 2,4-dienoyl-CoA reductase yields MSRYPHLMTPLDLGFTTLPNRVLMGSMHVGLEEAERGFERMAAFYAARARGGVGLIVTGGIAPNDEGRPYEGGARLTTEAEAEQHRAVTEAVHREGGRIAMQILHFGRYAYHQDLVAPSPLQAPISPFVPREMTDADIERTIDDYARAARLARQAGYDGVEIMGSEGYLVNEFIALQTNRRTDRWGGSYENRMRFPVEIVKRVREAVGEDFIVIYRLSMLDLVPGGSSLEEVVTLARKIEAAGATIINTGIGWHEARIPTIATSVPRGAYTWVTKKLMGEVSVPLVTTNRINTPELAEELLAGGFADMVSMARPMLADPDFVAKAAAGTPEAINTCIGCNQACLDHTFSGKITSCLVNPRACHETELVLSPTRLKKRVAVVGAGPAGLACAVSAAERGHEVTLFDAASEIGGQLNVARKVPGKQEFDETLRYFRHQLDTRGVDVRLGTWVTVETVTGYDEVVVATGVTPRTPDIPGVDHPRVVGYLDVLRDGAPVGERVAILGAGGIGFDVAEYLTDSGDKASEDPATYFRGWGVDLGYRAPGGLAAPERPAPPRQVHLLQRKTTKVGAGLGKTTGWIHRTELKHRGVTMVPGVRYDRIDDAGLHITVGEESTVLEVDTVVLCTGQEPRRDLYEELAAAGHSVHLIGGADVAAELDAKRAVKQGTELAAAL; encoded by the coding sequence ATGAGCCGTTACCCGCATCTGATGACCCCGCTCGACCTGGGCTTCACCACCTTGCCCAACCGCGTGCTCATGGGCTCCATGCACGTCGGCCTGGAGGAGGCCGAGCGCGGCTTCGAGCGAATGGCGGCGTTCTACGCGGCCCGCGCCCGCGGCGGAGTCGGCCTCATCGTCACCGGCGGCATCGCGCCCAACGACGAGGGCCGGCCGTACGAGGGCGGCGCGAGGCTCACCACGGAGGCGGAGGCCGAGCAGCACCGGGCCGTCACCGAGGCCGTGCACCGCGAGGGCGGCCGGATCGCGATGCAGATCCTGCACTTCGGGCGGTACGCCTACCACCAGGACCTCGTCGCGCCGAGCCCGCTGCAGGCGCCGATCAGCCCCTTCGTGCCGCGCGAGATGACCGACGCCGACATCGAGCGGACCATCGACGACTACGCCCGCGCCGCCCGCCTCGCCCGGCAGGCCGGCTACGACGGCGTGGAGATCATGGGCTCCGAGGGCTACCTCGTCAACGAGTTCATCGCCCTGCAGACCAACCGGCGCACCGACCGCTGGGGCGGCTCCTACGAGAACCGGATGCGGTTCCCCGTCGAGATCGTCAAGCGGGTGCGTGAAGCCGTCGGCGAGGACTTCATCGTCATCTACCGGCTGTCCATGCTGGACCTGGTCCCCGGCGGCTCGTCGCTGGAGGAGGTCGTCACCCTCGCCCGGAAGATCGAGGCCGCCGGGGCGACGATCATCAACACCGGCATCGGCTGGCACGAGGCCCGCATCCCCACCATCGCCACCTCGGTGCCGCGCGGCGCCTACACCTGGGTCACCAAGAAGCTCATGGGCGAGGTGTCCGTGCCGCTGGTGACCACCAACCGCATCAACACTCCCGAACTCGCGGAGGAGTTGCTGGCCGGCGGCTTCGCCGACATGGTGTCGATGGCTCGCCCGATGCTTGCCGACCCCGACTTCGTCGCCAAGGCCGCCGCCGGCACGCCCGAGGCCATCAACACCTGCATCGGCTGCAACCAGGCCTGCCTCGACCACACCTTCAGCGGGAAGATCACCTCCTGCCTGGTCAATCCGCGCGCCTGCCACGAGACCGAGCTGGTGCTCTCCCCGACCCGGCTGAAGAAGCGCGTCGCCGTCGTCGGCGCGGGACCGGCCGGCCTCGCCTGCGCGGTGAGCGCCGCCGAACGCGGCCACGAGGTCACGCTCTTCGACGCCGCGAGCGAGATCGGCGGCCAGCTCAACGTGGCCCGCAAGGTGCCCGGCAAGCAGGAGTTCGACGAGACGCTGCGCTACTTCCGCCACCAGCTCGACACCCGCGGCGTCGACGTACGCCTCGGCACCTGGGTCACCGTCGAGACCGTCACCGGCTATGACGAGGTCGTCGTCGCCACCGGCGTCACCCCGCGCACCCCCGACATCCCCGGTGTGGACCACCCGCGCGTCGTCGGCTACCTGGACGTGCTGCGCGACGGCGCGCCCGTCGGCGAGCGGGTCGCCATCCTCGGCGCCGGCGGCATCGGCTTCGACGTCGCCGAGTACCTCACCGACAGCGGCGACAAGGCGAGCGAGGACCCGGCGACGTACTTCCGCGGCTGGGGCGTCGACCTGGGCTACCGGGCGCCGGGCGGCCTGGCCGCGCCCGAGCGGCCCGCCCCGCCCCGCCAGGTCCACCTGCTGCAGCGCAAGACCACCAAGGTCGGCGCGGGCCTCGGCAAGACCACCGGCTGGATCCACCGCACCGAGCTGAAGCACCGCGGCGTGACCATGGTCCCGGGCGTGCGCTACGACCGGATCGACGACGCCGGGCTGCACATCACCGTCGGCGAGGAGAGCACGGTCCTCGAGGTCGACACCGTCGTGCTGTGCACCGGCCAGGAGCCGCGCCGCGACCTGTACGAGGAGCTGGCCGCCGCCGGCCACAGCGTCCATCTGATCGGCGGTGCGGACGTCGCGGCCGAACTGGACGCCAAGCGGGCCGTCAAGCAGGGCACGGAGCTGGCGGCGGCGCTGTAG
- a CDS encoding tautomerase family protein codes for MPLVRIDALGADPARLDALGQAVQDALVETLGVPPEDRFQVLSGHAGVTSTLRYDDHLGIPKDDSVVFVAITLRAGRTPDRKRALYRRIADLVHERTGTHPQNVLVTLTENTSVDWSFGHGLAQYAPAGEEPAGALS; via the coding sequence ATGCCCCTCGTCCGTATCGACGCGCTCGGCGCCGACCCCGCCCGGCTCGACGCGCTCGGCCAGGCCGTCCAGGACGCCCTGGTGGAGACGCTCGGCGTCCCGCCCGAGGACCGCTTCCAGGTGCTGAGCGGCCACGCCGGCGTGACCAGCACCCTGCGCTACGACGACCACCTCGGCATACCCAAGGACGACTCGGTGGTGTTCGTCGCGATCACCCTGCGCGCCGGGCGCACCCCGGACCGCAAGCGCGCGCTGTACCGGCGGATCGCGGATCTGGTGCACGAGCGGACGGGCACGCACCCGCAGAACGTGTTGGTCACCCTCACCGAGAACACGTCCGTCGACTGGTCCTTCGGGCACGGGCTGGCGCAGTACGCCCCTGCCGGCGAGGAGCCGGCCGGGGCGCTGTCGTAG
- a CDS encoding SpoIIE family protein phosphatase — translation MSAAEAPAAQGGEPVRGPVRPSGLLDVLGVASVVLDTDGRIVLWSPQAEELFGYTAQEALGEFAARLMVHERHLELVGKLFADVMRTGQSWAGGFPVRHKDGSTRLVEFRNMRLLDDRGDVYALGLCADQSTVRRLEQDVALSERMVRQSPSGLAVLDPQLRFVSVNPALERINGLPAAEQVGRPLREVVPLLEADTLEAEARRVLQSGVPLIDRPVVGRTPADPEQDHTWSLSLYRLEDALGNVLGVAASLVDITEQHRASLEAEAARRRLAVIADASTRIGTTLELDRTARELAEVAVPELADVAAVDLLDAVVGGRRSALGPAEPAVIRALAVRPQDDSEAVRAADPPGAIARYEPDRLVTECVRSAEAVLVQQVKDEDLPRIARSARAAELLGRAGLHSYLAVPLIARGEVLGALDLKRTRNPAPFDEDDVVLARELAARAAVQIDNARWYQNARNTALTLQRSLLPSHPPVTTGLEVASRYQPAGATSEVGGDWFDVIPLEGGNTALVVGDVMGSGINAAATMGRLRTATTTLAALDLDPALLLEHLDKTTSALDHSIATCVYAVHDPYLRQCRIANAGHLPPARVRPGRPPELLDLPTGVPLGVGGIGFSTVTVDFEPGDELVFYTDGLVETRRHSLDERLDFLLSLLGDPGRPLEETCDLLLRTLHHPDNHDDVALLIARSQQLT, via the coding sequence ATGAGTGCAGCCGAGGCTCCGGCCGCACAGGGCGGTGAGCCCGTGCGCGGACCGGTGCGGCCCAGCGGTCTGCTCGACGTGCTGGGCGTGGCGTCGGTGGTGCTGGACACCGACGGCCGGATCGTGCTGTGGAGCCCGCAGGCCGAGGAGCTGTTCGGGTACACCGCGCAGGAGGCGCTCGGCGAGTTCGCCGCCCGGCTCATGGTCCACGAACGGCACCTGGAGCTGGTCGGGAAGCTCTTCGCCGATGTGATGCGCACCGGGCAGAGCTGGGCGGGCGGCTTCCCGGTCCGGCACAAGGACGGCAGCACCCGTCTGGTGGAGTTCCGCAACATGCGGCTGCTGGACGACCGCGGTGACGTGTACGCGCTCGGACTCTGCGCCGACCAGTCGACCGTACGGCGGCTGGAACAGGACGTGGCCCTGTCCGAACGGATGGTGAGGCAGTCACCGAGCGGACTGGCTGTCCTGGACCCGCAGCTGCGGTTCGTCTCGGTGAACCCGGCGCTGGAGCGGATCAACGGGCTCCCGGCCGCCGAGCAGGTCGGCCGTCCGCTCCGGGAGGTGGTGCCCCTGCTGGAGGCGGACACCCTGGAGGCGGAGGCCCGGCGGGTACTGCAGAGCGGCGTGCCGCTGATCGACCGGCCCGTCGTCGGCCGCACCCCCGCCGACCCGGAGCAGGACCACACCTGGTCGCTGTCGCTGTACCGCCTGGAGGACGCGCTCGGCAACGTGCTCGGCGTCGCGGCCTCCCTGGTCGACATCACCGAGCAGCACCGCGCCTCCCTGGAGGCGGAGGCGGCCCGGCGCCGGCTCGCCGTCATCGCCGACGCCTCCACCCGGATCGGTACGACGCTCGAGCTGGACCGCACCGCCCGCGAGCTGGCCGAGGTCGCCGTACCGGAACTCGCCGACGTGGCCGCCGTGGACCTGCTGGACGCGGTCGTGGGGGGCCGGCGCAGCGCGCTGGGTCCGGCGGAGCCGGCGGTGATCCGGGCCCTCGCGGTGCGCCCGCAGGACGACTCGGAGGCCGTACGGGCCGCCGATCCGCCCGGCGCGATCGCCCGGTACGAGCCGGACCGGCTGGTCACGGAGTGTGTGCGCTCGGCCGAGGCGGTGCTGGTCCAGCAGGTGAAGGACGAGGACCTGCCGCGGATCGCCCGCTCCGCCCGGGCCGCGGAGCTGCTCGGCCGGGCGGGCCTGCACTCCTATCTGGCGGTGCCACTGATCGCGCGCGGCGAGGTGCTCGGCGCTCTGGACCTCAAACGCACCCGCAATCCTGCGCCGTTCGACGAGGACGACGTGGTGCTCGCCCGGGAGCTGGCCGCCCGCGCGGCGGTGCAGATCGACAACGCGCGCTGGTACCAGAACGCCCGCAACACCGCCCTCACCCTCCAGCGCAGCCTGCTGCCCAGCCATCCGCCGGTCACCACCGGCCTGGAGGTGGCCTCCCGCTACCAGCCGGCCGGGGCCACCAGCGAGGTCGGCGGCGACTGGTTCGACGTCATCCCGCTGGAGGGCGGCAACACCGCGCTCGTGGTGGGCGATGTGATGGGCAGTGGGATCAACGCGGCGGCGACCATGGGCCGGCTGCGCACGGCGACCACCACGCTGGCCGCCCTCGACCTGGACCCGGCGCTGCTGCTGGAGCACCTGGACAAGACGACGTCGGCCCTGGACCACTCCATCGCGACCTGCGTGTACGCCGTCCACGATCCGTATCTGCGACAGTGCCGGATCGCCAACGCGGGCCATCTGCCACCGGCCCGGGTCCGCCCCGGCCGGCCGCCGGAGCTGCTCGACCTGCCCACCGGGGTGCCGCTGGGCGTGGGCGGGATCGGGTTCTCCACCGTCACCGTCGACTTCGAGCCCGGCGACGAACTCGTCTTCTACACCGACGGGTTGGTGGAGACCCGCCGCCACTCGCTGGACGAACGGCTGGACTTCCTGCTGTCCCTGCTCGGCGACCCGGGCCGCCCGCTGGAGGAGACCTGCGACCTCCTCCTGCGGACCCTGCACCACCCCGACAACCACGACGACGTCGCCCTGCTCATCGCCCGGTCACAGCAACTGACGTAG
- a CDS encoding putative protein N(5)-glutamine methyltransferase yields the protein MPSPSFPSFPFPSLSAVEAALRAAGCVFAEDEAELILATARGPAELTSMVDRRVAGLPLEQVLGWARFHGLRVRVDPGVFVPRRRTEFLVDQALAQAPAASVVVDLCCGSGALGAALATTLDGAEVHAADIDPAAVRCARDNLAPFGGRAHEGDLYDALPAALRGRVGVLLANVPYVPTAEVPLLPAEARDHEPLVALDGGADGLDVLRRVAAGAPEWLAPGGRLLSETSERQASAALRAFADAGLTARLAVCEELYAHVVVGELP from the coding sequence GTGCCCTCCCCTTCTTTCCCTTCTTTCCCTTTTCCCTCCCTTTCTGCGGTCGAGGCCGCGCTGCGCGCCGCCGGGTGCGTCTTCGCCGAGGACGAGGCGGAGTTGATCCTCGCCACCGCTCGCGGTCCGGCGGAACTGACCTCGATGGTGGACCGGCGTGTCGCCGGGCTCCCGCTGGAACAGGTCCTCGGCTGGGCCCGGTTCCACGGGCTGCGCGTCCGCGTGGATCCGGGGGTGTTCGTCCCCCGCCGCCGTACCGAGTTCCTGGTCGACCAGGCCCTGGCGCAGGCGCCGGCCGCGTCCGTCGTCGTGGACCTGTGCTGTGGTTCCGGCGCGCTCGGCGCGGCTCTCGCCACCACCCTGGACGGTGCCGAGGTGCACGCCGCCGACATCGACCCGGCGGCCGTCCGCTGCGCCCGCGACAACCTCGCCCCCTTCGGCGGCCGGGCCCACGAGGGGGATCTCTACGACGCCCTGCCCGCCGCTCTGCGCGGGCGCGTCGGTGTCCTGCTGGCCAACGTGCCCTACGTCCCCACCGCCGAGGTCCCCCTGCTGCCGGCCGAGGCCCGCGACCATGAGCCGCTGGTCGCCCTGGACGGCGGCGCGGACGGCCTCGACGTGCTGCGCCGGGTGGCCGCCGGGGCGCCCGAGTGGCTGGCTCCGGGCGGCCGCCTGCTCAGCGAGACCAGCGAGCGCCAGGCGTCGGCCGCCCTGCGGGCCTTCGCCGACGCGGGCCTGACGGCCCGTCTGGCAGTCTGCGAGGAGCTGTACGCGCACGTGGTCGTCGGCGAACTGCCCTGA